A genomic stretch from Candidatus Jidaibacter acanthamoeba includes:
- a CDS encoding TrbC/VirB2 family protein: protein MQASGLNYINKNFLVKIIMVIMLSISALMPTNSYAQGADDTKITETLCNAVNQLTGNIGRSIAILIVISLAIMLFLGKVTWGVAIAVGVGMGILFGAPDVVQLLSGGTACKG, encoded by the coding sequence ATGCAAGCCTCAGGGTTGAATTATATTAACAAAAACTTTTTAGTTAAGATTATTATGGTAATAATGCTGAGTATTTCTGCATTAATGCCTACTAATTCTTATGCACAAGGCGCAGATGATACAAAAATCACCGAAACATTGTGTAATGCCGTTAACCAACTTACAGGTAACATTGGTAGATCGATTGCTATTTTGATAGTTATATCTTTAGCTATCATGCTTTTCTTAGGTAAAGTTACCTGGGGTGTGGCAATTGCAGTTGGAGTCGGTATGGGTATTTTATTCGGAGCACCGGATGTTGTACAGCTTCTCTCCGGGGGCACGGCTTGTAAAGGCTAA
- the rpmG gene encoding 50S ribosomal protein L33, with amino-acid sequence MAKKNIVLIKLASSEGTGSFFVKKKNPKKLTKKLNFKKYDPKLRKHVLFEEKKLSS; translated from the coding sequence ATGGCAAAGAAAAATATAGTACTGATCAAACTTGCGAGCAGTGAAGGTACAGGTTCTTTTTTTGTAAAAAAGAAAAACCCGAAAAAATTGACTAAAAAACTTAATTTTAAAAAATACGATCCTAAATTAAGAAAGCACGTACTCTTTGAAGAGAAAAAACTAAGTAGCTAA
- a CDS encoding ABC transporter ATP-binding protein — translation MTLLRLENISKTFKQGESSLGVLDDITFTLEEGEIIALVGPSGSGKSTFLSIAGLLENPSSGKIYFNDQDCSKSSDRLRTKIRRESLGFIYQFHHLLPEFTALENVMIPGMLLDKSENEVKEEAIILLESLGLKERLSSMPSELSGGEQQRVAIARSLINKPQLILADEPTGNLDNANAEKVINIIIKQARERKLSAIIVTHNVELAGKTDKVMTIRDGKIF, via the coding sequence GTGACTCTTCTTCGCTTAGAAAATATCAGTAAAACTTTTAAGCAAGGTGAATCAAGCTTAGGAGTATTAGATGATATTACATTCACTCTTGAAGAAGGTGAGATTATAGCTTTAGTCGGCCCGTCAGGTTCCGGCAAAAGTACTTTTTTATCTATTGCAGGCCTGCTTGAAAACCCGTCTTCGGGCAAGATATATTTTAATGACCAGGATTGCTCTAAAAGCTCTGATAGATTAAGAACTAAAATTCGTCGGGAAAGCCTCGGATTTATTTACCAATTCCATCATTTACTTCCTGAATTTACCGCATTAGAAAATGTGATGATACCCGGAATGCTATTAGACAAAAGCGAGAATGAAGTAAAGGAAGAAGCAATTATACTCTTAGAATCTTTAGGGCTTAAGGAGCGGTTAAGCAGTATGCCTTCCGAGCTTTCAGGCGGAGAACAGCAGAGAGTCGCCATTGCGAGAAGCTTAATTAATAAGCCGCAATTAATACTGGCTGACGAACCTACCGGAAATCTGGATAATGCGAACGCTGAAAAAGTAATTAATATAATTATAAAACAAGCTAGAGAAAGGAAATTATCTGCAATTATCGTTACACATAATGTTGAACTTGCAGGAAAAACTGATAAAGTCATGACTATAAGAGACGGTAAAATTTTTTAA
- the ruvB gene encoding Holliday junction branch migration DNA helicase RuvB → MTQSNRFYNPQSEENELTLRPKKLNEFIGQHDLKKNLSIFINATKARGEALDHVLFYGPPGLGKTTLSQIIANELEVGVKMSSGPVLTKSGDLAAILTNLQENDVLFIDEIHRLPSAVEEVLYSAMEDFYIDIIIGEGPAARAVKISLPKFTLVGATTRLGLLTNPLKDRFGIPLKLDFYNLEELVKVVERGAVLYNINIDVQAAFELAKRSRGTPRIAMRLLKRVRDFAEHLKSAKVGLEEIKETLNSLDIDEFGLDKLDRKYINYIAENYKGGPVGIETIAAGLSEDKDTLEDTIEPYLLQIGFLARTPRGRMLTEACLKHLGAPYQSLIQKQLEI, encoded by the coding sequence GTGACTCAATCAAACAGATTCTATAACCCGCAAAGTGAAGAAAATGAATTAACTTTAAGGCCTAAAAAGCTTAATGAGTTCATTGGCCAGCATGATTTAAAGAAAAATTTATCGATTTTCATAAATGCGACTAAAGCTAGAGGTGAGGCTTTGGATCATGTGCTTTTTTATGGCCCTCCCGGGCTTGGAAAGACCACATTATCGCAAATAATTGCCAATGAGCTGGAAGTGGGCGTGAAGATGTCATCGGGCCCTGTTCTTACTAAATCCGGGGATCTTGCGGCAATCCTTACCAATCTACAAGAAAATGATGTTTTGTTTATTGATGAAATTCACAGGCTTCCCAGCGCAGTTGAAGAAGTTTTATATTCAGCAATGGAAGACTTCTATATTGATATAATTATCGGTGAAGGGCCGGCGGCAAGAGCAGTTAAAATATCTTTGCCGAAATTTACTTTAGTTGGAGCAACGACGAGATTAGGACTACTTACCAATCCTTTAAAAGATAGATTCGGAATACCGCTTAAGTTAGATTTTTATAACCTAGAAGAGTTGGTAAAAGTGGTGGAAAGAGGAGCAGTTTTATATAACATCAATATTGACGTGCAAGCTGCATTTGAACTTGCTAAGCGCTCAAGAGGCACTCCCAGAATTGCTATGAGATTACTGAAAAGAGTTCGGGATTTTGCCGAGCATTTAAAGAGTGCTAAAGTCGGACTTGAAGAAATTAAAGAAACTTTAAACAGCTTAGATATCGATGAATTCGGTTTAGATAAATTAGATAGAAAGTATATAAATTATATTGCTGAAAATTATAAAGGCGGGCCGGTCGGAATTGAAACTATAGCTGCCGGTTTATCGGAAGATAAGGATACATTAGAAGATACCATAGAGCCTTATCTGCTACAGATCGGTTTTTTAGCAAGAACACCTAGAGGAAGAATGTTAACCGAAGCTTGCTTAAAGCATTTAGGTGCTCCCTATCAATCACTTATTCAAAAACAATTAGAGATTTAA